A single window of Thiomicrorhabdus immobilis DNA harbors:
- a CDS encoding ABC transporter permease has product MIWNAFLLALREIRRNLMRSILTMLGIIIGVAAVITMVTLGNGATAQVTAQISSLGSNLLMIRPGQRGPNRDSISVKRFKESDAAAIRKEINSITAVAPTANASNTVVFGNKNWSTSIVGTNNDYLITGNWELKQGREFTDNELISGKSSCIIGQTIVKELLGDTNPIGEKLRLNTFSCQIIGVLAGKGQSMMGSDQDDMVIVPLKTLQRRISGNTDISMIRVSVKPNVDTNVVNRAITLLLRDRRHLSDNQKNDFSVLDTRQITETLTSTTKVMTMLLGAVAAVSLVVGGIGIMNIMLVSVTERTREIGIRLAIGALEKEVLWQFLVEAMALSSLGGMIGIVVAIVTSTILSDVMEIPLILDINIIIMAFLFSAAVGIIFGYLPARNAARLNPIDALRHE; this is encoded by the coding sequence ATGATTTGGAATGCCTTTCTACTCGCCCTTAGAGAAATCCGCCGTAATCTGATGCGCTCCATTTTAACCATGCTCGGCATCATTATTGGCGTGGCGGCAGTGATTACCATGGTGACCCTCGGCAACGGCGCCACCGCACAAGTGACCGCGCAAATCTCCAGTTTGGGAAGCAATTTACTGATGATTCGTCCAGGACAACGCGGCCCAAACCGAGACTCAATCAGTGTAAAACGTTTCAAAGAGAGCGATGCTGCAGCCATTCGCAAAGAGATCAACTCCATTACCGCGGTCGCGCCCACCGCCAATGCCAGTAATACCGTGGTATTTGGTAATAAAAACTGGTCGACCTCCATTGTGGGCACCAATAACGATTATTTAATCACCGGTAATTGGGAGCTCAAACAGGGGCGAGAATTTACCGACAATGAACTCATCTCAGGTAAGTCGAGTTGTATCATCGGTCAAACCATCGTCAAAGAGCTTTTGGGGGATACCAATCCTATTGGAGAAAAGCTACGTTTAAATACCTTCTCTTGCCAAATCATCGGCGTGCTTGCAGGCAAAGGACAGTCAATGATGGGAAGCGACCAAGACGATATGGTGATTGTGCCGCTCAAAACCTTACAGCGCAGAATCTCAGGAAATACCGATATCAGCATGATTCGCGTTTCCGTCAAACCCAATGTGGATACCAATGTCGTCAATCGTGCCATCACCTTACTGCTTAGAGACCGTCGCCACCTCAGCGATAATCAAAAAAATGATTTTTCGGTTCTAGATACCCGACAAATCACCGAAACCCTGACCAGCACCACTAAAGTCATGACCATGCTGTTAGGCGCGGTGGCCGCGGTAAGCCTGGTGGTCGGAGGTATCGGCATCATGAATATCATGCTGGTTTCAGTAACCGAACGTACTCGCGAAATCGGTATTCGTTTGGCGATTGGTGCTTTGGAAAAAGAGGTGTTATGGCAGTTTTTAGTCGAGGCGATGGCTTTGTCTTCACTGGGAGGCATGATTGGCATTGTGGTGGCGATTGTCACCTCAACCATACTCAGCGACGTGATGGAGATTCCGTTAATACTGGATATAAACATCATCATTATGGCATTCTTATTCTCGGCCGCCGTAGGGATCATTTTTGGCTACCTGCCCGCCAGAAACGCCGCACGTCTAAACCCGATTGATGCCTTACGACATGAATAA
- a CDS encoding ABC transporter ATP-binding protein, which translates to MSHDPAATPLIEFQAITKVYGEGSNAFNALKDVSLKIYPGEFVAIMGPSGSGKSTAMNLLGCLDTATSGSYLFQGIAVENLDRDQRALLRRHYLGFVFQGFNLLARTSALENVELPLIYRGEATQARHQAAQQALQKVGLEGWGDHSPGELSGGQQQRVAIARALVSNPQVLLADEPTGNLDTARSHEIMELLSALNTELGITVLMVTHEAEMAAYAKRIIHFVDGEIESDQLQQGDSA; encoded by the coding sequence ATGAGTCACGATCCGGCCGCAACCCCGTTAATCGAGTTTCAAGCCATCACCAAGGTTTATGGTGAAGGTAGCAACGCGTTTAATGCTTTAAAGGATGTTTCCTTAAAAATCTATCCAGGCGAGTTTGTGGCCATTATGGGGCCAAGTGGCTCGGGCAAATCCACCGCAATGAACTTACTCGGTTGCCTAGATACGGCCACATCGGGAAGCTACCTCTTTCAGGGCATAGCGGTTGAAAACCTGGATAGAGATCAACGCGCTTTACTGCGCCGCCATTATTTAGGCTTTGTGTTCCAAGGTTTCAACCTATTAGCCCGTACATCCGCGCTTGAGAATGTCGAACTGCCACTGATTTATCGTGGAGAAGCCACCCAGGCAAGACATCAGGCCGCCCAGCAAGCACTTCAAAAAGTGGGGTTGGAAGGTTGGGGAGACCACTCTCCCGGAGAGCTCTCTGGTGGGCAGCAACAGCGTGTCGCCATTGCCCGTGCTTTGGTCAGCAACCCGCAAGTATTGTTGGCCGATGAGCCAACCGGAAACCTCGATACCGCCCGAAGCCATGAAATCATGGAACTGTTAAGCGCTTTAAATACAGAGTTGGGGATTACCGTATTGATGGTAACCCATGAAGCGGAAATGGCCGCTTATGCCAAACGCATCATTCATTTTGTAGATGGTGAAATTGAAAGCGATCAATTACAACAAGGGGATTCAGCATGA
- a CDS encoding efflux RND transporter periplasmic adaptor subunit: MNSAPNDTKTTNQDNDKIALQSLLQKSPKTRFKKGYWVFAFVVLIALGYGLKTWLFPQQSGAPIYKTAKVKIGDIRATVSATGTLQPTNKVDVGSELSGTVEKVLVDYNDKVTKGQLLAELNTDKLQAQVLQTKASLQVAEAGVLEAEATLQEANANYARLLEVYKLSAGKAPSKTDLSSAKASQLRAQAAKSTALAKVEQAKANLDQNQTDLAKTKVLSPINGIVLKRSIEAGQTVAATMTAPVLFTLAEDLTSMELEVNVDEADVGQVNQGQTAIFTVDAYPNTRFPAVIKQVRFGAETLDGVVTYATLLSVSNKDLKLRPGMTASADILVKEKKDILLIPMAALRFTPDLINTQQQQTSIVQSLMPRPRRSNQNLVKSKSKDGSETIWKMVNNELKSVSIKLGDSNGSSIEVLEGDLHEGDEIIVGVEVPTK, encoded by the coding sequence ATGAATAGCGCCCCAAATGACACGAAAACGACCAATCAAGACAACGATAAAATCGCATTGCAATCTTTATTGCAAAAATCTCCTAAAACCCGCTTTAAAAAAGGCTATTGGGTGTTCGCGTTTGTGGTATTGATCGCCTTAGGTTACGGGTTGAAAACATGGCTATTCCCGCAACAAAGTGGCGCCCCCATTTACAAAACCGCCAAGGTAAAAATTGGCGACATCCGTGCGACCGTTTCTGCCACAGGTACCTTGCAGCCTACCAATAAAGTCGATGTGGGGAGTGAACTGTCCGGAACCGTTGAAAAAGTTTTGGTTGATTACAACGACAAAGTCACTAAAGGCCAACTGCTGGCCGAACTCAACACCGATAAGCTGCAAGCTCAAGTGTTGCAAACCAAAGCGTCGCTACAAGTGGCCGAAGCGGGCGTTTTAGAAGCTGAAGCCACCTTGCAAGAAGCCAATGCCAACTATGCCCGCCTCTTGGAGGTGTATAAGCTCTCTGCGGGTAAAGCGCCATCAAAAACCGATTTAAGCTCTGCAAAAGCGTCACAACTTCGCGCTCAAGCCGCCAAAAGCACAGCTCTGGCAAAAGTGGAACAAGCTAAAGCCAATTTAGATCAAAATCAAACGGACTTGGCCAAAACCAAAGTGCTTTCACCCATTAATGGTATTGTCTTAAAACGCTCCATTGAAGCGGGGCAAACCGTCGCCGCCACCATGACCGCTCCCGTTCTGTTCACCCTGGCCGAAGACTTGACCTCGATGGAGCTGGAAGTGAACGTGGATGAAGCGGATGTTGGCCAAGTCAATCAAGGACAAACCGCAATATTCACGGTTGATGCTTACCCTAACACCCGGTTTCCCGCGGTAATCAAACAAGTACGTTTTGGGGCAGAAACCCTTGATGGCGTTGTCACTTACGCCACCTTGTTGAGCGTGTCCAATAAAGACTTGAAGTTGCGCCCGGGCATGACCGCATCGGCCGACATTTTGGTTAAAGAGAAAAAGGATATCCTATTGATCCCGATGGCGGCACTGCGCTTCACCCCTGACTTGATCAATACCCAACAGCAACAGACCAGCATTGTGCAATCTCTAATGCCCCGCCCACGTCGCTCGAACCAGAACCTGGTTAAATCTAAAAGCAAAGATGGCTCTGAAACGATATGGAAAATGGTCAATAACGAACTTAAATCGGTATCCATCAAGCTAGGCGACTCTAACGGCTCTTCAATTGAAGTTCTAGAAGGCGACTTACATGAAGGGGACGAGATTATTGTTGGCGTTGAGGTTCCCACAAAATGA
- a CDS encoding efflux transporter outer membrane subunit, translating to MLRQVLALLIIGGVTGCTVQPTLPALDKTYSDLQTQKPIEDAKLQKTLQQGWWQKFNDPTLNTLIAQCIAANPNSQTALSAIREARAYQNKTDAGRYPSASLSAGYRHQYSNETEKQTGKYSLALDSQWEIDVFKQQQNASNSAKELFLAVQADYTDLIISLSAEFANTYFSLRQQQQLLQLVQSSLKNWQETQQLVEWQAMAGLQSQLAVEQAHRSYAQTAATIPEYQSAILQRQHQLAGLLGIGLEQLPKTLFLTQGLAPIPNIATDQLPLEILRQRPDVRAAEHRARSAAFQEAIAKANQYPSFILAGSLSNAASNLGDLLSVNTLIASLSASLSQTLFDHGQIKSDIEIKKEQALQALLSYRTTVLNALSEVQLAKSQMHNARQRLQKTLTALSLAKSEEELALLQYKSGQIAFSEVLTAQRIRLGLQQQELNAQQSLLEYTISFTKATMGDWAWQQMQVASSPQSEESENE from the coding sequence ATGTTGCGTCAGGTTTTAGCTTTACTGATTATTGGCGGGGTAACTGGATGCACGGTTCAACCCACCCTTCCCGCACTCGACAAGACCTATAGTGACTTGCAAACGCAAAAACCTATTGAGGATGCCAAACTACAAAAAACACTTCAGCAAGGCTGGTGGCAAAAATTTAATGACCCGACATTAAACACCTTGATCGCACAATGCATTGCTGCCAACCCGAACAGCCAAACAGCACTTTCCGCCATTCGTGAAGCTCGTGCCTATCAAAACAAAACCGATGCTGGTCGCTATCCTTCTGCGTCATTATCAGCAGGTTATCGCCATCAATATTCCAATGAAACCGAAAAACAAACCGGCAAATACTCTTTAGCTTTGGACTCTCAATGGGAAATTGATGTGTTCAAACAACAGCAAAATGCGAGCAACTCCGCTAAAGAACTGTTTTTAGCGGTACAAGCGGATTATACCGACCTGATTATTTCTCTAAGTGCAGAATTCGCCAACACCTATTTCTCCTTAAGACAACAACAACAGCTATTACAGCTAGTCCAGTCCAGCCTGAAGAACTGGCAAGAGACCCAACAGTTGGTGGAGTGGCAAGCCATGGCCGGATTACAAAGCCAGCTTGCGGTTGAACAAGCACACCGTAGCTATGCACAAACAGCGGCGACGATTCCAGAATACCAATCTGCCATTTTGCAACGCCAGCACCAACTCGCTGGTTTGTTGGGCATAGGTCTTGAGCAACTCCCCAAAACGCTGTTTTTGACACAAGGCTTAGCGCCAATACCCAACATTGCAACAGACCAACTTCCATTGGAAATCTTACGCCAGCGCCCAGATGTAAGAGCGGCCGAGCACCGTGCCAGATCTGCGGCTTTTCAAGAAGCCATCGCTAAAGCCAACCAATATCCCAGTTTCATTTTAGCCGGTAGCCTAAGCAATGCCGCCAGCAACCTTGGCGACCTGTTATCGGTCAATACACTGATTGCGAGTTTAAGTGCCAGCCTTTCACAAACGCTGTTTGACCATGGGCAAATAAAATCCGATATTGAGATTAAAAAAGAGCAAGCTTTACAAGCCTTATTAAGTTATCGAACCACGGTATTAAACGCTTTATCCGAAGTGCAACTCGCAAAATCGCAAATGCACAATGCACGGCAGCGCCTACAAAAAACGCTCACCGCGCTATCGCTGGCAAAAAGCGAAGAAGAGCTCGCCTTATTACAGTACAAAAGTGGGCAAATCGCGTTTTCTGAAGTGCTTACCGCACAAAGAATCCGTTTAGGCCTTCAGCAACAAGAATTAAATGCTCAACAATCGTTATTGGAATACACCATCAGCTTTACCAAAGCCACTATGGGAGATTGGGCATGGCAACAAATGCAAGTGGCTTCATCGCCACAGTCAGAGGAATCGGAAAATGAATAG
- a CDS encoding glutathione peroxidase: MALVNKEGQNVPAVTFRTRQNNEWVNVTSDDIFKGKTVIVFSLPGAFTPTCSSSHLPRFNELAPVFTANGVDEIVCMSVNDTFVMNAWAEDQESDNVTLIPDGNGEFSEGMGMLVDKTDLGFGMRSWRYSMLVKDGVIDKMFIEPEVEGDPFEVSDADTMLNYINPEAKPPRVATIFTKPGCPFCIKAKAMLKDNGISYEEITISNHGPSSKTLRAVAQASTVPQVFIEGEHIGGSDDLEAFLSK; the protein is encoded by the coding sequence ATGGCATTAGTAAACAAAGAAGGTCAAAACGTTCCAGCAGTTACATTCCGTACTCGTCAGAATAATGAGTGGGTAAACGTGACTTCAGACGATATTTTTAAAGGTAAGACGGTTATCGTATTTTCACTACCAGGTGCATTTACGCCAACCTGTTCATCAAGCCATTTACCACGTTTTAACGAACTAGCTCCAGTATTTACTGCAAACGGTGTTGATGAGATTGTGTGTATGTCGGTCAACGATACGTTTGTAATGAACGCTTGGGCAGAAGACCAAGAGTCTGACAACGTGACTTTAATCCCAGACGGTAACGGTGAGTTCTCTGAAGGAATGGGTATGTTGGTTGATAAAACCGATCTAGGTTTTGGTATGCGTTCATGGCGTTATTCAATGTTGGTGAAAGATGGTGTTATCGACAAAATGTTTATTGAGCCGGAAGTAGAAGGTGACCCGTTTGAAGTTTCTGACGCGGATACCATGCTTAACTACATCAACCCAGAAGCTAAGCCACCACGTGTTGCGACAATCTTCACCAAGCCTGGTTGCCCATTCTGCATTAAAGCGAAAGCGATGTTGAAAGATAACGGCATTAGCTACGAAGAGATTACGATTTCTAACCACGGGCCAAGCTCTAAAACGCTACGTGCGGTTGCTCAGGCAAGTACGGTTCCGCAAGTATTCATCGAAGGTGAGCACATTGGTGGATCAGATGATCTAGAAGCGTTTTTAAGTAAATAA
- the gorA gene encoding glutathione-disulfide reductase produces the protein MSFDYDVIAIGAGSGGLSIVERAAEYGKKCAVVEAKKLGGTCVNIGCVPKKVMWFGAHIAEALRDAPDFGFDVEQKGFDWATLVAKREQYIKNITTWYDGYMADKGVDVLHGWGSFVDKNTVLVDGKKYTAETIVIAPGGTPLIPQETENADLGISSDGFFALTEQPKKVAVVGSGYIAVELAGVFQALGTDTTLISRKDLVLRGFDDMIRETLTDAMLESGITKEYHFAVKKLERAADGTLTIYSTDGQEIHGFDQVVWAVGRTTLVEPLALANAGLSANGRGFIDVDENHKTAVDNIYAIGDVTGQPQLTPVAIRAGRYLAERLYNNKPHLKLDLSSVPTVIFSHPPVGTVGLAEHDARKEYGHDNVKVYTSSFTPMRYAFTQHQIKTALKLVVAGEDEKVVGIHIVGDGADEMLQGFAVAVQMGATKADLDATIAIHPSSSEELVTMR, from the coding sequence ATGAGTTTTGATTACGATGTAATTGCGATTGGCGCCGGTAGCGGCGGTTTATCAATTGTGGAGCGTGCGGCAGAATACGGTAAAAAATGTGCAGTGGTAGAAGCCAAAAAGCTTGGTGGAACTTGCGTAAACATCGGTTGTGTACCTAAAAAGGTGATGTGGTTTGGAGCGCACATCGCTGAGGCTCTGCGCGATGCGCCGGACTTTGGTTTTGATGTTGAACAAAAGGGATTTGATTGGGCGACTTTGGTTGCCAAACGTGAGCAGTACATCAAGAATATCACGACTTGGTATGATGGCTATATGGCTGACAAAGGTGTGGATGTATTGCATGGTTGGGGAAGTTTTGTCGATAAAAACACGGTGTTGGTCGATGGCAAGAAGTATACGGCGGAAACCATTGTCATTGCCCCAGGCGGCACCCCATTGATTCCACAAGAAACAGAAAATGCGGATTTAGGAATCAGTTCCGATGGTTTCTTTGCCTTAACCGAGCAGCCTAAGAAGGTCGCTGTTGTCGGTAGTGGCTACATTGCCGTTGAGTTGGCCGGCGTGTTCCAAGCATTAGGCACCGATACCACTTTGATTAGCCGTAAAGATTTAGTCTTGCGTGGTTTTGATGACATGATTCGTGAAACCTTAACCGACGCGATGTTGGAGAGCGGCATCACCAAAGAGTACCATTTTGCGGTGAAAAAACTAGAGCGTGCCGCAGACGGCACCTTAACAATTTACAGCACGGATGGTCAAGAGATTCACGGTTTTGACCAAGTGGTGTGGGCCGTAGGGCGTACGACCTTGGTTGAGCCGTTGGCATTAGCTAATGCGGGGCTTTCTGCAAATGGTCGTGGCTTTATTGATGTGGATGAGAATCACAAAACAGCGGTAGACAATATCTATGCGATTGGTGATGTCACTGGTCAGCCGCAATTAACGCCGGTGGCGATTCGTGCGGGTCGTTACTTGGCGGAGCGTTTATATAATAATAAACCTCACCTAAAGTTGGATTTGAGCTCGGTGCCGACCGTGATTTTCTCGCACCCTCCTGTTGGGACGGTTGGTTTGGCGGAGCATGATGCCCGTAAAGAGTACGGTCATGATAATGTTAAGGTTTACACGTCGTCGTTTACGCCAATGCGCTACGCTTTCACTCAGCACCAAATTAAAACCGCTTTAAAATTAGTGGTGGCGGGTGAAGACGAGAAGGTGGTCGGTATTCACATTGTGGGTGATGGTGCCGATGAAATGTTGCAAGGTTTTGCCGTTGCCGTGCAAATGGGTGCGACTAAAGCGGATTTAGACGCCACTATCGCCATTCATCCATCAAGCTCGGAAGAGTTGGTGACCATGCGTTAA
- a CDS encoding EAL domain-containing protein, with translation MVTHFPIQQIESGCAHCGSTLPFDFTFAFQPIVNLRRQQIFGYEALVRGVNGESAASILSQVDDDNRYAFDQACRVKAIQLASELKLDKMLSINFLPNAVYQPEHCIQSTLRAAKECNFPVENIMFEITESEEVLEARHLTKIFNYYQSQGFVTAIDDFGSGYAGLNLLTSFIPNIMKLDMELVRNVDKDRVKRIINRNLIATCNQLKVTVLAEGIETVEEARFFKDLGVYLMQGYYFAKPGFKSLPEVSPSQFDPILETPFF, from the coding sequence ATGGTGACACATTTTCCAATACAACAAATCGAATCCGGCTGTGCGCATTGTGGTTCCACTCTGCCGTTTGATTTTACGTTTGCATTTCAGCCAATTGTGAACTTACGTCGACAGCAAATTTTTGGCTATGAAGCTTTGGTTCGCGGTGTGAATGGTGAGAGTGCGGCGAGTATTTTGAGTCAAGTCGATGATGATAATCGTTATGCCTTTGACCAAGCTTGCCGAGTAAAAGCGATTCAGTTGGCCAGTGAACTTAAGCTGGACAAAATGTTAAGTATCAATTTTTTACCCAACGCTGTTTATCAGCCTGAACATTGTATTCAAAGTACCTTGAGAGCCGCAAAAGAGTGCAATTTCCCGGTCGAAAACATCATGTTTGAGATTACCGAATCGGAAGAGGTGCTGGAAGCGAGGCATCTGACGAAAATTTTTAACTACTATCAAAGCCAGGGGTTTGTGACGGCCATTGACGATTTCGGGTCAGGTTATGCTGGTCTAAATCTATTGACGAGTTTTATTCCAAATATTATGAAACTGGACATGGAGTTGGTACGAAATGTGGATAAAGATCGTGTGAAGCGCATAATTAACCGTAATTTGATTGCTACTTGTAATCAGTTGAAAGTCACCGTCTTGGCGGAGGGTATAGAAACCGTGGAAGAGGCGCGTTTTTTTAAAGATTTAGGTGTTTACCTGATGCAAGGTTATTATTTTGCCAAACCTGGATTTAAAAGTTTACCAGAGGTTTCACCGTCACAATTTGATCCAATATTGGAGACGCCATTTTTTTAG
- a CDS encoding PilZ domain-containing protein, with protein sequence MEKNILQPPKTSQEYVERRREARLPTHLPSILINKDRTIYTTIINLSSHGIGFLSAVPLKANDVVEITFERKSANTMVPVNLKVQVQSCHEVDFEYYIGGSIENKSLEYTKFFETTSSS encoded by the coding sequence ATGGAAAAAAATATTTTACAGCCTCCTAAAACAAGTCAAGAGTATGTAGAACGGCGTCGTGAAGCTCGCCTTCCTACTCATTTACCATCTATTCTCATCAACAAAGACCGGACTATTTATACGACCATTATTAATTTATCCTCTCATGGCATTGGATTTTTATCTGCGGTTCCCTTAAAAGCCAATGATGTCGTGGAAATCACTTTTGAACGTAAATCAGCCAACACCATGGTTCCCGTCAACCTCAAAGTTCAAGTGCAGAGCTGTCATGAAGTGGATTTTGAATATTACATCGGCGGCAGCATTGAAAATAAGTCACTAGAGTATACAAAATTCTTTGAAACCACCTCTTCCAGCTAA
- a CDS encoding PilZ domain-containing protein yields the protein MTNTPRTEKRKNIRFPSSRPVLMIINNKSIYATMTDFSRHGIGFVSSETADIHSRIEIHFDIPNSATNQKEVKPFQFKAEIRHCFTYSHESHIGVRIEQPSQEYLTLFDELSVA from the coding sequence ATGACAAACACTCCTCGCACCGAAAAACGTAAAAACATCCGTTTTCCATCAAGCCGTCCAGTTCTCATGATCATTAACAATAAAAGCATATACGCGACCATGACCGATTTCTCTCGACATGGCATAGGGTTTGTCAGCTCTGAAACGGCTGACATACACAGTCGTATTGAAATTCATTTTGATATCCCCAACAGCGCGACCAATCAAAAGGAAGTCAAACCCTTTCAATTTAAAGCCGAAATCAGACACTGCTTCACCTATAGTCACGAAAGCCACATTGGAGTCCGTATTGAACAGCCAAGCCAGGAATATTTAACATTATTTGATGAATTATCAGTCGCTTAA
- a CDS encoding gamma carbonic anhydrase family protein, with protein sequence MAIRKYKSIEPQLADGAWVDESAVVIGKCVLGKDVGIWPNATLRGDVNDIVIGDRSNIQDGAVVHTTHESEISKGSKCIVGKDVTVGHNAVLHGCIIEDECLIGMGAVVLDNAVVQKHVLVGANSLVPSGKVLESGYLYVGSPVKQARPLNEKELAFFKYSAEHYVKLKNDFQAEQ encoded by the coding sequence ATGGCAATTAGAAAATATAAATCGATCGAACCGCAGTTAGCCGACGGTGCTTGGGTAGACGAAAGTGCCGTAGTAATCGGTAAATGTGTTTTAGGTAAAGATGTCGGGATTTGGCCGAATGCGACTTTACGTGGTGATGTGAATGATATTGTGATTGGCGACCGCTCCAATATCCAAGATGGCGCAGTGGTGCATACCACTCATGAGAGTGAAATCTCTAAAGGTTCAAAATGCATTGTCGGCAAAGATGTGACTGTCGGGCATAACGCGGTACTGCATGGCTGCATTATTGAGGATGAGTGTCTGATTGGCATGGGGGCGGTTGTTTTGGATAATGCGGTCGTACAAAAGCATGTTTTGGTTGGTGCCAACAGTTTGGTGCCGTCAGGTAAGGTGCTGGAGAGTGGCTATCTTTATGTGGGATCTCCGGTGAAACAAGCCCGCCCGTTAAACGAGAAAGAGTTGGCCTTTTTTAAATATTCCGCCGAGCATTACGTAAAGCTAAAAAATGACTTTCAAGCTGAGCAATAA
- a CDS encoding MgtC/SapB family protein, with protein MISLQHELWAQLILILLFSFLTGSELRGYQQKFHAKTQQLFVGTVRTMSLTGLMGSVFYLVNEWLYLLGFLALSMLFALLYWQRLKLHNSSLLSFLVWALTYSYAPLVMTQPLWVASAVFVTIVLLLNSKQMLNELAQKVSNEELSTLAKLVLLSVVILPLLPQENINHWVPVSPFKVWLAVVVVSSVSYLGYISQKYFVKEQGLMVTGMLGGLYSSTATTVVLARKSNEIPRLSYKMTAAIISATGLMYLRLWVIVALFMWSVAVELFPIMLTLAATAFVLAFIYIQVENRNGVDKTVDSSRAQNPLELKVAFVFAGLFLVMAVATQLVMHYFGDAGVRYLSLIVGFTDIDPFVLSILNGEYQVQGRVIGSAILIAAGSNNLLKASYAFVLGEPKAGRYSALWLVLLGIVTIAIGWNFQ; from the coding sequence ATGATTTCACTGCAGCATGAACTTTGGGCACAACTGATTTTAATTTTGCTATTTAGTTTTTTGACAGGGTCTGAGTTAAGAGGTTATCAGCAAAAGTTTCATGCAAAAACCCAGCAACTTTTTGTGGGTACGGTCAGGACGATGAGTCTGACAGGGTTGATGGGGAGTGTGTTTTATCTAGTCAATGAGTGGTTGTATCTATTAGGTTTTTTGGCCTTGTCGATGCTGTTTGCCCTGTTGTACTGGCAACGATTGAAGCTCCATAATAGCAGTTTATTGAGCTTTTTAGTTTGGGCGTTAACCTATAGTTATGCCCCGTTGGTCATGACTCAACCGCTTTGGGTCGCCTCTGCGGTTTTTGTGACCATCGTGCTATTGCTCAACTCAAAACAGATGCTGAATGAATTGGCTCAAAAAGTCTCCAATGAAGAGTTGAGCACCTTGGCGAAGTTGGTGTTGTTGAGTGTTGTGATTCTGCCGTTGTTGCCTCAAGAAAACATCAATCACTGGGTTCCGGTTTCCCCATTTAAGGTTTGGCTCGCCGTTGTGGTCGTGTCATCGGTCTCTTACCTTGGTTATATCTCCCAAAAATATTTTGTTAAAGAGCAGGGGTTGATGGTCACCGGTATGCTTGGTGGACTGTATTCGTCTACCGCAACCACCGTGGTTTTAGCGCGAAAGTCGAATGAGATTCCACGTTTGAGTTACAAGATGACCGCCGCGATTATTTCGGCAACAGGTCTGATGTACCTACGTTTATGGGTCATAGTGGCGTTATTCATGTGGTCGGTGGCGGTTGAGCTGTTTCCGATTATGTTGACTTTGGCGGCAACCGCTTTTGTCTTGGCCTTTATCTATATCCAGGTTGAAAATCGTAATGGGGTCGATAAAACAGTTGATAGCAGCCGCGCACAAAACCCTTTGGAGTTAAAAGTCGCGTTTGTCTTTGCAGGCTTGTTTTTGGTGATGGCGGTGGCCACACAGTTGGTCATGCATTACTTTGGTGATGCCGGGGTGCGTTATCTATCATTAATTGTCGGCTTTACCGATATCGACCCATTTGTATTGTCGATATTGAATGGTGAATACCAGGTACAAGGGCGAGTGATTGGCAGTGCGATTTTGATTGCAGCGGGGTCAAATAACCTCTTGAAAGCGAGTTATGCTTTTGTATTAGGAGAGCCTAAAGCGGGACGTTATTCAGCATTATGGTTGGTTTTATTGGGGATTGTCACCATCGCGATAGGTTGGAACTTTCAATAA